A genomic window from Govania unica includes:
- a CDS encoding DUF3297 family protein, producing the protein MTDVIPDRLSSDPRSPHHDAELLERGIGIRFNGVEKTNVEEYCLSEGWVRVAAGTARNRFGQPMTLKLKGKVEAYFRDPA; encoded by the coding sequence ATGACCGATGTCATCCCTGATCGCCTGTCCTCTGACCCGCGCAGCCCGCACCATGATGCAGAGCTGCTGGAACGCGGTATTGGTATTCGGTTCAATGGGGTCGAAAAGACCAATGTTGAAGAATATTGCCTGAGCGAAGGCTGGGTTCGGGTCGCGGCCGGTACGGCGCGCAATCGCTTTGGTCAGCCCATGACCTTGAAACTTAAGGGCAAGGTCGAAGCCTATTTCCGCGATCCGGCCTGA